The Maridesulfovibrio sp. genomic sequence TATTATGCGTGAGATTGGTGTTGAAACCGGTGGTTCAAACGTCCAGTTTGCAATCAACCCCGAGAACGGCGAACTGGCCATCATTGAGATGAACCCCCGTGTTTCCCGTTCTTCCGCCCTTGCATCCAAGGCTACCGGATTCCCCATCGCCAAGATCGCGGCAAAGCTTGCGATCGGTTATACTCTCGATGAGATTCCCAACGACATTACCCGTGAAACAATGGCCTCCTTTGAGCCGACCATTGACTACTGTGTAATCAAGATACCCAGATTTACTTTTGAGAAATTCCCAGGTGCTGAAGATTACCTTACCACCGCCATGAAGAGTGTCGGTGAAACAATGGCGATCGGCAGGACCTTCAAAGAGTGTCTGCAGAAAGGTCTGCGTTCTCTTGAAGTAGGTATGCCCGGCTTTGGTAAGGTTTTTGAGCCTTGCAATATGGACCGCGAAAAACTGGTCGGTCTGCTGCGTAAACCAAACTCCAAGCGCATGTTCTATCTGCGTGAAGCTTTTCTGGCAGGTATGAGTCTTGAGGAAATTTTTGATATTACCAAGATTGATCCCTGGTATCTGCACCAGCTCGAGGATCTTGTTAATTTTGAAAAGGAACTCAGGCAGTTCTCGCTTGAAATCGGTCTTTATTCAGGAGATGAGCGGGTTCCGGCCATGCTCAAGAAAGCCAAGGAGTACGGTTATTCCGATCCGCAACTGGCAACCATGTGGAGAGAGACTGAACATAATGTCAGGAATTTCCGCAAGGATCTCGGTTTGATACCGACATACTATCTGGTAGATACCTGCGCTGCGGAATTCGAGGCTTACACACCTTATTTTTATTCCACTTATGAGCCCGGGCAGGAAGCCGAATCCATGCCGGAACGTAAAGTCATGATTCTGGGTGGCGGTCCTAACAGGATCGGTCAGGGAATTGAGTTTGACTACTGCTGCTGTCACTCCGCCTTTGCTCTTGAAGATATGGGTGTGAAATCCATCATGGTCAACTCCAACCCGGAAACTGTCTCTACCGACTATGATACTTCGGATAGACTCTATTTTGAGCCGCTCACTTATGAAGATGTGCTTAATATCATTGAGTTTGAAAAGCCTGAAGGCGTGATTGTGCAGTTCGGTGGTCAGACACCTCTGAACCTCGCTATTCCGCTGCTCAAGGCCGGGGTCAACATTCTGGGAACTTCCCCGGATGCAATTGACCGTGCCGAAGACAGGGAAAGATTTCAGGCTCTGCTCCAAAAGCTTGATCTCAAGCAGCCGCCGAACGGAACTGCAATGTCACTTGAAGATGCCAAGACCATTGCCGCTCGCCTGGATTATCCACTGGTGCTGCGTCCTTCCTACGTTCTCGGCGGACGCGGAATGGACATCGTTTACAGCGATGAGGAGTTTGATTCTTACTTCCGTGAAGCTGCGGTCATCTCTCCTGAACACCCGATCCTCATCGACAAGTTCCTTGAGAATGCGGTTGAAGTTGATGTTGACGCTCTTTCCGATGGCGAACAGACTTATGTTGCCGGTGTTATGGAGCACATTGAGGAAGCCGGGATTCACTCCGGTGACTCCGCCTGTGTGTTGCCTCCGCACACTTTGAGTGATGAAATTGTCAAGGAAATTGAACGTCAGACCGTGGCCCTTGCTGAAGAACTGGAAGTCGTCGGCCTGATGAATATCCAGTTTGCTGTCAAGGATGACGATATATATATTATTGAAGTCAACCCCCGTGCATCCAGAACCGTGCCTTTTGTAAGTAAGGCTACCGGTATTCAGCTTGCCAAGATGGCAACCAAGGTTATGCTCGGTGAAAAACTCAAGGATCTCGATCCTTGGTCCATGCGCAAGGAAGGATTTTATTCTGTGAAAGAAGCGGTCTTTCCCTTTAACAGATTCCCCAATGTGGACGTAATGCTCGGACCAGAAATGCGTTCCACCGGTGAGGTTATGGGCATGGATTACACCCCCGGTCTGGCTTTTATGAAAGCCCAGCTCGGAGCTGGAATCAAGCTTCCTCTTGAGGGGACAGTCTTCATCTCCGTGAAAGACAGGGATAAAGAAGCCATCCTGCCCACAGCCAGGAATTTCGAAAAACTCGGATTCACTATTCTGGCGACAGGCGGCACAGCTGATTTTCTTTTTGAGCAGGGGATTGCAACCAAGAAAATACTGAAGGTTAATGAAGGTCGTCCGCACGTTGTTGACTACATCAAGAACGGCGATATAGACCTTTTGATCAACACGCCTTCCGGTAAGCAGACGGTCTCTGATTCCAAGGAAATCAGGCAGACAGCATTGCTTTACGGGCTGGCATATACAACAACTGTCGCGGGCGCCCATGCCATGAGTCTGGCAATTGAGGAGCAACGCGGCAAAGGACTTGATGTGCAGTGCTTGCAGCGCTACCACAACATGTAGGACGTTAATAAACAGGAAACGGACCGGGCATTACGCACGGTCCTTTTTCCTTTTGTGAAGATTCGGCGGCCGGGGCTGTTCTCTATATCCCAAAATTTGAGCAGGAAGCTCACTTAACGGCTATAGTTAAAAAACTTTTGATACAAGTTTTCCGGATTCTTCAACATTTTTAATCGTAACAATTTATCGCTTCAAGCGGCGAAGCCTTGTAAAAGGTTTTGGCTTTTTTAAACCCTTTAGTCACAAATCTGCAGGATAGCGGGTTAGGGCGTTGACGAAAGAAAATACTCCGCAGGAGTGTGACACAGGAAGTGGCTAATCAAGGGGTTTAAGCCGCCGGAGGCATTCTTCGGGAAATAAAAATGAAAAAAGAATATTGCGGACTGTTCGGGATTTATGGACATCCTGAAGCGGCGAGAATGACCTATTTCGGCCTTTACGCCATGCAGCATCGTGGGCAGGAGTCTGCCGGTATCGTCACTTGGGACGGTGGAACTATCCGTGAACAAAAAGGCATGGGGCTTGTTGCCGATGTTTTTAATGAACGTCATTTGGGCAAAGAACTCAAAGGTGACATTGCCATCGGGCATATCCGCTACTCCACAACTGGAGCTTCCCTGATCAGGAATGCCCAGCCTTTTCTCGTCCGTTTCGGTGAACTGAATCTGGCAATCGCCCATAACGGAAACCTCGTGAACACACTTGAGCTGCGCAAGGAGCTTGAGGCACAGGGGTCAATTTTTCAGACCACTATGGATTCCGAGGTATTTGTCCATCTGATCGCCAAGAATCTCAACGGTAATACCATTGAAGATGCGATTATGAAGGCATGCCGCAAGGTTAAGGGTGCTTTTTCACTGCTGATCATGGCTAATGATAAGATGATCGCCGTGAAAGATCCCAACGGTTTTCGTCCGTTGGCAATCGGCCGTGTCGGGGATAATTATGTTTTTGCTTCCGAAACCTGTGCCTTTGACCTGATTGATGCCGAGGAAATCCGTCCTCTTAATCAGGGTGAGATGGTTGTAGTCGAGGGCGGCAAGATGACCTCCTACACCTATTGTGAAAGCGCACCCAAGCGTCAGTGTATTTTCGAATTGATTTATTTTGCCCGTCCTGATTCCACTGTATTCGGTGAAGTTGTATATGAGCGGCGCAAAAAAATGGGCGCGGTGCTTTCTACCGAACAGCCTGTGGACGTCGATTTCGTCATGCCGTTCCCGGATTCAGGTAACTATGCTGCTGTAGGTTATTCTCATGAATCAGGCCAGCCTCTTGAACTGGCAATGATCCGCAACCACTACGTAGGCCGTACTTTTATTCAGCCTTCTCAGGATATGCGTGACTTCAGCGTAAGAGTTAAGCTTAATCCTGTGAAATCCATGATCAAAGGTAAGAAAATCATGATTGTGGAAGATTCCATTGTGCGCGGGACAACCACCCGCACCAGAATCAAGAAGCTGCGCGAGCTTGGTGCCCGTGAGATCCACATGAGGGTCAGCTGTCCGGCGATTCGTTTTCCCTGTTATTACGGAATTGACTTCTCTTCAAAAGGAGAACTTATTGCCGCTAACAGTACTGAAGAGGAAATCGCACGTTTTCTGGGCCTCGATTCCCTGCACTACCTGTCCATCGACGGCTTGCTCAGTTCTGTGGGAGAAAAGGATTCCTACTGCCTTGCCTGCTTCAACGGCGATTATCCCATCGCTCCCTGTGAGGGGTATGGGAAAATGTGTCTTGAGGATGAGAAATAATTTGGCGGGAGCCATTGAATAATTATGAGCGATCCTTTTGTCTGTGCCAGATGTGCCGCCAAGGGGCCGACATGTTGCGAATTGACCCCCGGGACCGAGGAAGTTTGTTTTCCTGTCTCTGAATATGAACGGGAGCGCATTCTTGAATGCGCTCCCGATTCCGGCGGTTTTGCCCTTCAGCTTAATACGCCTGTCTTTATTGAAAATATGCTCAGGCTTTTTCCGGGACAACGCAGGATGGTGAAAAAACTTTTTCCTCCCGGTGGTACTCATTACCGGTTGGAGGTTTCATCCGGAGGAAAATGTCTGTTTCTCGGTGACGAAGGGTGTATTCTTCCCAAAAAAGCCCGGCCCTTGTATTGCCGGCTTTTTCCTTTTTGGACGGATGCTAACGGACGTATTACATTACTGGAAGTTGAAGGCTGTCTTGCGCAACAGGAAAACCGGACTCCGGGAAAACTTTTCAAGGCTCTCGGAGTAACACAGTCTGAGGT encodes the following:
- the carB gene encoding carbamoyl-phosphate synthase large subunit produces the protein MPKRTDIKKIMLIGSGPIVIGQACEFDYSGTQALKALKEEGYEVILVNSNPATIMTDPVLADRTYIEPIEPGTIAKIIEKERPDALLPTLGGQTALNTALAVAEMGVLDKFGVELIGASVEVIEKAESRELFRAAMDKIGLKVPTSRIARNIDDVRRCGKEISFPIIIRPAFTLGGTGGGVAYNMEDLEEIAMKGISASLQNEVMLEESILGWKEYELEVMRDRKDNCVIICSIENIDPMGVHTGDSITVAPAQTLTDVEYQMLRDASLAIMREIGVETGGSNVQFAINPENGELAIIEMNPRVSRSSALASKATGFPIAKIAAKLAIGYTLDEIPNDITRETMASFEPTIDYCVIKIPRFTFEKFPGAEDYLTTAMKSVGETMAIGRTFKECLQKGLRSLEVGMPGFGKVFEPCNMDREKLVGLLRKPNSKRMFYLREAFLAGMSLEEIFDITKIDPWYLHQLEDLVNFEKELRQFSLEIGLYSGDERVPAMLKKAKEYGYSDPQLATMWRETEHNVRNFRKDLGLIPTYYLVDTCAAEFEAYTPYFYSTYEPGQEAESMPERKVMILGGGPNRIGQGIEFDYCCCHSAFALEDMGVKSIMVNSNPETVSTDYDTSDRLYFEPLTYEDVLNIIEFEKPEGVIVQFGGQTPLNLAIPLLKAGVNILGTSPDAIDRAEDRERFQALLQKLDLKQPPNGTAMSLEDAKTIAARLDYPLVLRPSYVLGGRGMDIVYSDEEFDSYFREAAVISPEHPILIDKFLENAVEVDVDALSDGEQTYVAGVMEHIEEAGIHSGDSACVLPPHTLSDEIVKEIERQTVALAEELEVVGLMNIQFAVKDDDIYIIEVNPRASRTVPFVSKATGIQLAKMATKVMLGEKLKDLDPWSMRKEGFYSVKEAVFPFNRFPNVDVMLGPEMRSTGEVMGMDYTPGLAFMKAQLGAGIKLPLEGTVFISVKDRDKEAILPTARNFEKLGFTILATGGTADFLFEQGIATKKILKVNEGRPHVVDYIKNGDIDLLINTPSGKQTVSDSKEIRQTALLYGLAYTTTVAGAHAMSLAIEEQRGKGLDVQCLQRYHNM
- the purF gene encoding amidophosphoribosyltransferase, whose translation is MKKEYCGLFGIYGHPEAARMTYFGLYAMQHRGQESAGIVTWDGGTIREQKGMGLVADVFNERHLGKELKGDIAIGHIRYSTTGASLIRNAQPFLVRFGELNLAIAHNGNLVNTLELRKELEAQGSIFQTTMDSEVFVHLIAKNLNGNTIEDAIMKACRKVKGAFSLLIMANDKMIAVKDPNGFRPLAIGRVGDNYVFASETCAFDLIDAEEIRPLNQGEMVVVEGGKMTSYTYCESAPKRQCIFELIYFARPDSTVFGEVVYERRKKMGAVLSTEQPVDVDFVMPFPDSGNYAAVGYSHESGQPLELAMIRNHYVGRTFIQPSQDMRDFSVRVKLNPVKSMIKGKKIMIVEDSIVRGTTTRTRIKKLRELGAREIHMRVSCPAIRFPCYYGIDFSSKGELIAANSTEEEIARFLGLDSLHYLSIDGLLSSVGEKDSYCLACFNGDYPIAPCEGYGKMCLEDEK
- a CDS encoding zinc/iron-chelating domain-containing protein, translated to MSDPFVCARCAAKGPTCCELTPGTEEVCFPVSEYERERILECAPDSGGFALQLNTPVFIENMLRLFPGQRRMVKKLFPPGGTHYRLEVSSGGKCLFLGDEGCILPKKARPLYCRLFPFWTDANGRITLLEVEGCLAQQENRTPGKLFKALGVTQSEVRELHGQLRIAWGIVSHADD